From one Parambassis ranga chromosome 5, fParRan2.1, whole genome shotgun sequence genomic stretch:
- the LOC114436585 gene encoding high affinity immunoglobulin epsilon receptor subunit alpha-like: MEATSVQLLLAVSSLLCCWTDGAGLKVSPSSSQLFRGDSVSLSCEEDDSSAGWTLRRNTTRGQVSQCGQGGFGEPAGSSCEMYYVLPKDSGVYWCESRQGQTSSSINLTVSGGAVILQSPVLPVMEGDPVTLTCTTRPPASTLPAAFYKDGSLLSTQPAGHMTILHVSSSDEGLYSCDISGHGESPPSWISVTGEELHLSVSLQQVSTFTESL; encoded by the exons atggAAGCTAcatctgtgcagctgctgctgg ctgtgtcctctctgctgtgctgttggACAGACGGAG ctgGTCTGAAGGTGAGtcccagcagctctcagctgtttaGAGGagactctgtgtctctgagctgtgaggaggacgacAGCTCTGCTGGATGGACTCTGAGGAGAAACACCACCAGAGGACAGGTGTCTCAGTGTGGACAAGGTGGGTTTGGAGAACCAGCTGGTTCTTCCTGTGAGATGTACTACGTCCTCCCCAAGGATAGTGgagtgtactggtgtgagtccagacagggacagaccagcagcagcatcaacctgACTGTCTCTG gtggagcagtgatcctgcagagtcctgtcctccctgtgatggagggagaccccgtcactctgacctgtacaacaaggccccctgcctccaccctcccaGCTGCTTTCTATAAAGATGGCTCCCTCCTCAGCACTCAgcctgcaggtcacatgaccatcctccatgtttccagctctgatgaaggcctctacagctgtgacatcagcgGTCATGGAGagtctccacccagctggatctctgtcacaggtgaggagctccacctgtctgtgtctctgcagcaggtcTCAACGTTCACAGAGTCACTCTGA
- the LOC114436578 gene encoding coxsackievirus and adenovirus receptor-like: MSAGTAPLARFALVVVLVCSAAADEQVTAGLGQTVTLPCGVNNSNNIIAVEWSRPDLEEDDVLLYREKKVNTEQHPSFKDRVELKEGCKEDGDVSLILKNVMTNDTGTYECRVKEDGASSAQLISRVRLTVNITVEPGQTVTLPCRVRDSSNTVQWTKADLETQRQRQTLYTVSVETCQRSPENDRMELKEGCKHGDVSLTVKNVSTADSGTYECGVKEGGRNRRKRAADEPISIINLSVSSAAHSGGDEGAGGSSGGHVGLVVGLVVGVLLVALIAAVGFMIYRRRQEKSSSPPPVQPQLPVDPLLESGP; this comes from the exons ATGTCCGCAGGAACTGCGCCTCTCGCCCGCTTTGCGCTGGTTGTTGTTCTGGTTtgttctgcagctgcag ATGAACAGGTCACAGCTGGACTGGGACAGACTGTCACTCTGCCCTGTGGAGTTAATAACAGCAACAACATCATAGCTGTAGAGTGGAGCAGACCTGACCTGGAGGAAGATGATGTCCTtctgtacagagagaagaaagtTAACACAGAACAGCATCCATCTTTTAAGGATCGGGTGGAGCTGAAGGAGGGATGTAAGGAGGATGGAGACGTGTCTCTGATCCTGAAGAATGTGATGACTAATGACACTGGGACATATGAGTGTAGAGTCAAGGAGGACGGAGCATCATCAGCTCAACTCATCAGCAGAGTCAGGCTGACAG TCAACATCACAGTTGAACCTGGACAGACTGTCACTCTGCCATGTAGAGttagagacagcagcaacacagtaCAGTGGACCAAAGCTGacctggagacacagagacagagacaaacattATATACTGTTTCTGTGGAAACCTGCCAGCGTTCACCTGAGAATGACCGGATGGAGCTGAAGGAGGGATGTAAGCATGGAGACGTGTCTCTGACTGTGAAGAATGTGAGCACTGCTGACAGCGGGACATATGAGTGTGGAGtcaaggagggaggaagaaaccGCAGGAAGAGAGCTGCTGATGAACCCATCAGCATCATCAACCTGTCTGTGTCTTCAgcag ctCACAGTGGAGGAGACGAGGGAGCAGGAGGCAGCagtggaggacatgttggactGGTTGTTGGACTGGTTGTTGGAGTCCTTCTTGTTGCTCTAATTGCTGCTGTTGGTTTTATGATCTATAGAAGACGCCAGGAGAAgagcagctctcctcctccagtccAGCCACAGCTTCCTGTAGACCCCCTCCTTGAATCAGGTCCTTAA
- the LOC114436580 gene encoding high affinity immunoglobulin gamma Fc receptor I-like: MEATSVQLLLAGLKVSPSSSQLFRGDSVSLSCEEDDSSAGWTLRRNTTRGQVSQCGQDGFGEPAGSSCKMGYVVPGDSGVYWCESRQGQTSSSINLTVSGGAVILQSPVLPVMEGDPVTLTCTTRPPASTLPAAFYKDGSLLSTQPAGHMTILHVSSSDEGLYSCDISGHGESPPSWISVTGRPPTTTTTTTTTTLSAPPPVFLQLVFRVVLHLVMFCPYLVSTVLMVSLYRHRGKDLPVSMETAPPTLTEQGLDDEHDDVISAVTTEHQF; encoded by the exons atggAAGCTAcatctgtgcagctgctgctgg ctgGTCTGAAGGTGAGtcccagcagctctcagctgtttaGAGGagactctgtgtctctgagctgtgaggaggacgacAGCTCTGCTGGATGGACTCTGAGGAGAAACACCACCAGAGGACAGGTGTCTCAGTGTGGACAAGATGGGTTTGGAGAACCAGCTGGTTCTTCCTGTAAGATGGGCTACGTGGTCCCCGGGGACAGTGgagtgtactggtgtgagtccagacagggacagaccagcagcagcatcaacctgACTGTCTCTG gtggagcagtgatcctgcagagtcctgtcctccctgtgatggagggagaccccgtcactctgacctgtacaacaaggccccctgcctccaccctcccaGCTGCTTTCTATAAAGATGGCTCCCTCCTCAGCACTCAgcctgcaggtcacatgaccatcctccatgtttccagctctgatgaaggcctctacagctgtgacatcagcgGTCATGGAGagtctccacccagctggatctctgtcacag GGAGACCCccgaccacaacaacaacaacaacaacaaccactctCTCAGCTCCGCCCCCTGTCTTCCTCCAGCTGGTGTTCAGAGTGGTCCTCCACCTGGTGATGTTCTGTCCGTACCTCGTCTCCACTGTCCTCATGGTGTCTCTGTATAGACACAGAG gaaaagACCTGCCCGTCTCCATGGAGACAGCCCCGCCCACCCTCACTGAGCAGGGATTGGATGATGAGCATGATGACGtcatctctgctgtcaccaCGGAGCATCAGTTCTGA